From Triticum urartu cultivar G1812 chromosome 2, Tu2.1, whole genome shotgun sequence, a single genomic window includes:
- the LOC125541198 gene encoding ribonuclease 1-like translates to MRLHCCSLAVLLLPLLLASATDFDFFYHVQQWPGSFCDTTGGCCFPGNVKPAADFGIHGLWPNYAACRPAGDTNRTRCWPDFCNAGDTFNPSLISDLRSDMDRNWGTLSCRSNDSTAFWSHEWSRHGTCSNMDQHAYFLAALRYKARFNLTRILLDAGIAPSEERTYCVGSIRDAIGEATGSAPGIECNRNARNETQLYQVYQCVDLAGTGPVPCPAVPMQSRCTDQVKFPAF, encoded by the exons atgagacTCCATTGCTGTTCTCTCGCCGTCCTCCTGCTCCCTCTCCTTCTCGCCTCAGCCACCGATTTCGATTTCTTCTACCATGTCCAGCAG TGGCCCGGCTCGTTCTGCGACACGACGggcggctgctgcttcccgggCAACGTGAAGCCGGCGGCGGACTTCGGCATCCACGGCCTGTGGCCCAACTACGCCGCGTGCCGCCCCGCCGGCGATACCAACAGGACCAGGTGCTGGCCGGACTTCTGCAACGCCGGCGACACCTTCAACCCGTCGCTG ATCAGCGACCTGAGGAGCGACATGGACCGGAACTGGGGGACGCTGTCGTGCAGGAGCAACGACAGCACGGCCTTCTGGAGCCACGAGTGGAGCAGGCACGGCACCTGCTCCAACATGGACCAGCACGCCTACTTCCTCGCGGCGCTCCGGTACAAGGCCCGCTTCAACCTCACCCGCATCCTCCTCGACGCCGGGATCGCGCCGTCGGAGGAGAGGACGTACTGCGTGGGCAGCATCCGGGACGCCATCGGGGAGGCGACGGGGTCGGCGCCTGGCATCGAGTGCAACCGGAACGCGCGCAACGAGACGCAGCTGTACCAGGTGTACCAGTGCGTCGACCTCGCCGGCACCGGCCCCGTCCCCTGCCCGGCGGTGCCGATGCAGAGCCGCTGCACCGACCAGGTCAAGTTCCCCGCGTTCTAG